One genomic region from Leptospira tipperaryensis encodes:
- a CDS encoding molybdopterin molybdotransferase MoeA → MISIEEALSKILEEVSKAESESVALRESLGRTLSKDIYADRDYPPFHRSTMDGYAIKSADYDSSKIYHCKKEIFAGMESNLDPGEEIVKIMTGAPVPEGLDAVIKIEDSQELSLENSISKVKLNSDKIFHFMNVAVRGEDLKKGEFVLGSGTKIGMPEISLLACLGVDLVSVNSLPTVSIVSTGNEVVPVGSTPLPFQIRDSNSYSLIAILNRYNIQPKSIVLVPDEETKITEALDKGLESDILLLSGGVSMGSMDLIPPILEKLGVKKIFHKVSLKPGKPIWFGKKGKTVVFGLPGNPFSVQVCARIFLDPYIRSYLGMEISKPQRYSFYGKRKKKNSLPEYFPVFLETKEKTGISAKSFNGSGDIRAGLFSDGIALHPAEQGEVLEGDVLDYYPW, encoded by the coding sequence TTGATCTCGATCGAGGAAGCTCTTTCTAAAATTCTCGAGGAAGTTTCAAAAGCAGAATCGGAATCGGTAGCTCTAAGAGAAAGTTTAGGAAGAACTCTTTCCAAAGACATATACGCGGATCGAGACTATCCGCCTTTTCACCGTTCTACGATGGACGGTTATGCGATCAAAAGCGCCGATTATGATTCTTCAAAAATCTATCATTGTAAAAAAGAAATCTTTGCTGGAATGGAATCCAACTTGGATCCGGGCGAAGAAATCGTGAAGATCATGACGGGAGCTCCCGTTCCGGAAGGTTTGGACGCGGTGATCAAGATCGAGGACAGTCAAGAGTTATCTCTTGAGAATTCGATTTCAAAAGTCAAATTGAATTCGGACAAAATATTCCATTTTATGAATGTAGCGGTTCGAGGAGAAGATCTAAAAAAGGGGGAATTCGTCCTCGGTTCCGGAACCAAAATAGGAATGCCTGAAATTTCTCTATTAGCTTGTTTGGGTGTGGATCTTGTTTCCGTAAATTCCTTGCCGACGGTTTCCATTGTCTCTACTGGAAACGAAGTCGTTCCGGTTGGGTCGACACCACTTCCGTTTCAGATCAGAGATTCTAATTCTTATTCTTTGATCGCCATTTTGAATCGATACAATATCCAACCGAAATCAATCGTTTTAGTTCCGGATGAAGAAACAAAAATCACCGAGGCTCTCGATAAGGGTTTGGAGTCGGATATACTTTTATTATCGGGCGGAGTTTCCATGGGAAGTATGGATTTGATTCCTCCCATTTTGGAAAAACTCGGAGTAAAAAAAATCTTTCATAAGGTTTCGTTAAAACCCGGTAAGCCGATTTGGTTTGGAAAAAAAGGAAAGACGGTCGTGTTCGGACTTCCGGGAAATCCATTCAGCGTTCAGGTTTGCGCGAGAATTTTTTTAGATCCTTATATTCGTTCTTATTTAGGAATGGAAATTTCCAAACCGCAGAGATATTCCTTCTATGGAAAAAGAAAAAAGAAGAACTCTTTACCGGAATACTTTCCCGTGTTTTTGGAAACGAAAGAGAAAACGGGGATCAGCGCAAAGTCGTTTAACGGAAGCGGCGATATTCGCGCGGGTTTGTTTTCGGACGGGATCGCGTTGCATCCCGCGGAACAAGGAGAGGTTTTAGAAGGAGACGTTTTGGATTATTACCCTTGGTAA
- a CDS encoding YdeI/OmpD-associated family protein, which translates to MIEFNSPTIKKMKFKNGDKVFVFSKNEIYSSEPIEGVKFIDQSSEANGILLFVDSSSSLKSSFSKIKKNLKENVLFWVAYPKKSSGIQTDLERDHGWEPLSEENYDGVALVSLNETWSAMRFKKKDKVKKGGSKEEKQKKPGLSKYINYEKKTVRLPEDVLKTFSKSKSSKESFETLSWSHQREYVESILEAKTSETRTKRILKLMDHLNSKKPKKPSSKKKK; encoded by the coding sequence ATGATCGAATTCAATTCGCCTACAATCAAGAAGATGAAGTTCAAGAACGGAGACAAGGTCTTCGTGTTTTCTAAAAACGAAATCTATTCTTCAGAACCGATAGAAGGAGTGAAATTCATCGATCAAAGTTCCGAAGCGAATGGAATTCTTCTTTTTGTAGATTCTTCATCCTCGCTCAAATCGTCTTTCTCAAAGATTAAAAAAAACTTAAAAGAGAATGTTCTTTTCTGGGTCGCTTATCCGAAAAAGTCTTCGGGTATTCAGACAGATTTGGAAAGAGATCACGGCTGGGAACCTCTTTCTGAAGAAAACTACGACGGGGTCGCCTTAGTGTCGTTAAACGAAACTTGGTCAGCCATGAGGTTTAAAAAGAAAGACAAAGTAAAAAAGGGAGGTTCGAAAGAGGAAAAACAAAAAAAGCCGGGATTATCAAAATATATCAATTACGAAAAAAAGACCGTTCGACTTCCCGAAGACGTTCTCAAAACGTTTTCAAAATCGAAGTCTTCAAAAGAATCCTTTGAAACGCTCTCCTGGTCTCATCAAAGAGAATACGTCGAATCCATCTTAGAGGCCAAAACTTCGGAAACAAGAACCAAAAGAATTTTAAAATTGATGGATCACCTGAATTCTAAAAAACCAAAGAAACCAAGTTCAAAGAAGAAAAAGTAA
- a CDS encoding hybrid sensor histidine kinase/response regulator produces the protein MESVSFYNLPLMLKYPLISAPAKVSFLYLIFASAWIFLSDQFISLLSLDPLFLTTLQTYKGWSFVGITTLLLFIILNRYFILLKKESDEQKLAETALIESERRFRVTLENINLIGLGLDSEGNITFCNDYLLNLTGWKREELIGNNWFDYFLLPEEREQVLSIFKEAIRTKALPLHYENYLRTRSGEKKLIQWDNTILQDRNNRIIGTISIGTDITDRKRAESDRLELERRLLHAQKLESLGVLAGGIAHDFNNLLGGIFGYIDLAREKAEAGESNTRYLDKAITVFNRAKDLTQQLLTFAKGGKPIRKTGSLAPIINDCVLFSLSGSNVSCHFEIEETMGLCDFDENQIHQVLENIIINSIQSMPLGGTILVSAKNMYLGKYNSVRLKEGDYIQISVQDSGTGIPKDLLPRIFEPFFTTKQKGTGLGLATSYSIVQKHDGGIEVKSELGVGSTFNIYLPVSQNEIKSNPHKEINYHKGLGRVLIMDDEDFIIEIFSEMLEKMGYHTVSAKNGSDAIQLFKEAKNSFKPFDILIFDLTIPGGMGGEKAISEIRKLDPNVIAIASSGYSEDPVISSPKEYGFSASLRKPFRKGDLAELLEKLLSGKTHYTF, from the coding sequence ATGGAATCTGTATCGTTTTATAACTTACCACTTATGCTCAAGTATCCTTTGATATCTGCCCCGGCCAAAGTTTCTTTTTTATATCTCATATTCGCTTCCGCCTGGATTTTTCTCTCGGATCAATTCATTAGCCTACTTTCTTTGGACCCGCTCTTTCTTACTACCTTGCAAACATACAAGGGCTGGAGCTTTGTCGGAATCACGACCTTGCTTCTGTTTATTATTCTCAATCGCTATTTTATTCTTCTTAAAAAAGAATCCGATGAACAAAAGTTAGCCGAGACCGCGCTCATAGAATCGGAACGAAGATTTCGTGTAACTTTAGAAAATATAAATTTGATCGGTTTGGGCTTGGACTCGGAAGGAAATATAACCTTTTGTAACGATTATCTTTTGAATCTAACCGGCTGGAAAAGAGAAGAGCTCATCGGAAACAATTGGTTCGATTACTTTTTACTTCCGGAAGAAAGAGAACAAGTGTTGTCGATTTTCAAAGAAGCGATTCGGACCAAGGCCCTCCCGCTTCACTATGAAAATTATCTGCGAACAAGAAGCGGAGAAAAAAAATTAATCCAGTGGGACAATACGATTCTTCAAGATAGGAACAACCGCATCATCGGAACGATCAGTATCGGAACCGATATCACCGATCGCAAACGTGCAGAATCCGATCGCCTCGAATTGGAAAGACGTTTGTTACACGCGCAAAAATTGGAAAGCCTTGGAGTTTTAGCCGGAGGAATCGCTCACGATTTTAATAATCTTCTCGGAGGAATTTTCGGTTACATCGATCTTGCTCGTGAAAAAGCGGAAGCCGGAGAATCAAACACGCGATATCTAGATAAGGCTATTACGGTTTTCAATCGAGCAAAGGATCTAACGCAACAACTGTTAACGTTCGCCAAAGGGGGAAAACCAATTCGCAAAACGGGATCACTGGCTCCTATCATAAACGACTGCGTATTGTTTTCTTTAAGCGGTTCAAACGTATCCTGTCATTTTGAAATTGAAGAAACTATGGGGCTTTGCGATTTCGACGAGAATCAAATCCATCAAGTCCTGGAAAATATCATTATAAACTCGATTCAATCGATGCCTCTTGGCGGAACAATTTTGGTTTCGGCAAAGAATATGTATCTCGGTAAATACAATTCTGTTCGTTTGAAGGAAGGAGACTACATACAAATTTCAGTTCAAGACAGCGGAACCGGAATTCCCAAAGATCTACTCCCGCGTATTTTTGAACCTTTCTTTACGACCAAACAAAAAGGAACCGGTTTAGGATTGGCGACTTCCTATTCAATCGTTCAGAAACACGACGGAGGAATCGAAGTCAAATCCGAATTAGGAGTCGGAAGTACATTCAATATTTATTTACCAGTTTCACAAAACGAAATCAAATCCAATCCTCACAAGGAAATAAATTATCACAAAGGACTCGGAAGGGTTCTTATAATGGATGATGAGGACTTTATTATCGAGATTTTCTCGGAGATGTTGGAAAAGATGGGATACCATACGGTCAGTGCAAAAAACGGATCCGACGCAATTCAACTCTTCAAAGAAGCCAAAAATTCTTTCAAACCTTTTGATATTTTAATTTTTGATCTCACGATCCCCGGCGGAATGGGCGGAGAAAAGGCGATTTCTGAAATTCGAAAATTGGATCCGAATGTGATTGCGATCGCGTCGAGCGGTTATTCCGAAGACCCTGTCATTTCTTCGCCGAAAGAATACGGTTTTTCAGCGAGTCTTCGTAAGCCGTTTCGCAAAGGCGACCTCGCAGAACTTTTAGAAAAACTTCTCAGCGGTAAAACTCACTATACATTCTGA